The following proteins are encoded in a genomic region of Thermoplasmata archaeon:
- a CDS encoding cobyrinic acid a,c-diamide synthase — protein HDSCGVIKGEVRNTGKLSRFGYITVSSDDPGSILKDGPVKGHEFHYWDSDNCGSSWKAVKTNGKEYTCMHEEGNLIAGYPHLYFYSNPSAAYNFLLKVADYKKKGKP, from the coding sequence CATGATTCATGCGGGGTCATCAAGGGAGAGGTCAGGAACACAGGGAAGCTCTCCAGATTCGGTTACATCACCGTGTCATCGGACGATCCCGGGTCAATTCTGAAGGATGGTCCAGTCAAGGGACATGAGTTCCACTATTGGGACAGCGACAACTGCGGATCCTCCTGGAAGGCCGTGAAGACCAATGGGAAGGAGTACACATGCATGCATGAGGAGGGGAATCTCATCGCAGGATATCCTCATCTGTACTTCTATTCGAATCCTAGTGCCGCTTATAATTTCCTTTTGAAAGTCGCGGACTACAAGAAGAAAGGAAAACCCTGA